In Nocardioides faecalis, the following proteins share a genomic window:
- a CDS encoding SDR family oxidoreductase: MSRSINGLSIIVTGGARGIGRATVDLFARQGAKVAVGDLDGDLAAEVAAQYDDKVAAAPLDVTDPDSWTAFLAAVDHLGPWDVLVNNAGIMPLGPVLEESHATARSIIDVNVHGVIFGTKAVAPGMVARGRGHIVNVASAVGRVALANGATYSASKFAVVGFSEATRQELAPQGVDVTMVLPSVVNTELAVGVPAARGVKKVTAEDVAEVIDSAVKKPRAELWVPRWGQALSKPTLALPRAVQDAITKAMKADEVLSGTDFSARAAYEARAARQNVAREATGDKS; this comes from the coding sequence GTGAGCCGCTCCATCAACGGCCTGTCCATCATCGTCACCGGCGGTGCCCGCGGCATCGGCCGTGCCACCGTCGACCTCTTCGCGCGTCAGGGTGCGAAGGTCGCGGTGGGCGACCTGGACGGGGACCTCGCCGCCGAGGTCGCCGCGCAGTACGACGACAAGGTGGCCGCGGCGCCGCTCGACGTCACCGACCCCGACTCCTGGACCGCCTTCCTGGCCGCGGTCGACCACCTCGGCCCCTGGGACGTGCTGGTCAACAACGCCGGGATCATGCCGCTGGGCCCGGTGCTGGAGGAGTCCCACGCCACCGCCCGGTCGATCATCGACGTCAACGTGCACGGCGTCATCTTCGGCACCAAGGCGGTGGCACCCGGCATGGTCGCGCGCGGGCGCGGCCACATCGTCAACGTCGCCTCGGCGGTCGGCCGGGTCGCGCTGGCGAACGGGGCGACGTACTCGGCGTCGAAGTTCGCCGTGGTCGGCTTCTCCGAGGCCACCCGCCAGGAACTGGCGCCCCAGGGCGTCGACGTCACCATGGTGTTGCCCAGCGTGGTGAACACCGAGCTGGCGGTCGGCGTGCCGGCGGCCCGCGGCGTCAAGAAGGTCACCGCCGAGGACGTCGCCGAGGTGATCGACTCCGCCGTGAAGAAGCCGCGCGCCGAGCTGTGGGTGCCGCGCTGGGGCCAGGCGCTGTCGAAGCCCACGCTGGCCCTGCCCCGCGCCGTGCAGGACGCGATCACCAAGGCGATGAAGGCCGACGAGGTGCTCAGCGGCACCGACTTCTCCGCCCGGGCCGCCTACGAGGCCCGCGCCGCCCGGCAGAACGTGGCCCGCGAGGCCACGGGCGACAAGAGCTGA
- a CDS encoding copper resistance CopC family protein produces MIARTLVALLAVALGLLGALAWQPPASAHASLVSADPADGTRLDTLPAQVRLEFSEPMSAPAYVVVTAPDGTQVQQGEAAVADTRVSIALSGAGAEGTYGLAFRAVSADGHPVSGRLVFVVGDGPLEEPYVPPGQDAGDAGTGAPEAASEQAGDTSSGTSSDKASSRSGTDGGGVSLTQVQVGVGAVLFLLAGGLLLWSRRVGPGDAGPGD; encoded by the coding sequence GTGATCGCCCGGACCCTCGTGGCGCTGCTCGCCGTGGCTCTCGGGCTGCTCGGTGCCCTGGCCTGGCAGCCGCCCGCCTCGGCGCACGCCTCCCTGGTCTCCGCCGACCCCGCCGACGGGACGCGCCTCGACACGCTGCCGGCCCAGGTCCGCCTCGAGTTCAGCGAGCCGATGAGCGCCCCGGCGTACGTCGTGGTGACCGCCCCGGACGGCACGCAGGTGCAGCAGGGCGAGGCGGCCGTGGCCGACACGCGGGTCTCGATCGCGTTGAGCGGGGCGGGCGCCGAAGGCACCTACGGGCTGGCGTTCCGGGCGGTGTCCGCGGACGGGCACCCGGTCTCCGGCCGGCTCGTCTTCGTCGTCGGCGACGGCCCGCTGGAGGAGCCCTACGTCCCCCCCGGCCAGGACGCCGGCGACGCCGGGACCGGCGCCCCCGAGGCGGCCTCCGAGCAGGCCGGCGACACCTCCTCCGGCACGTCCTCCGACAAGGCCTCGAGCCGCTCCGGCACCGACGGGGGTGGCGTCAGCCTGACCCAGGTGCAGGTCGGCGTCGGTGCCGTCCTGTTCCTCCTCGCCGGCGGGCTGCTGCTGTGGTCGCGCCGGGTCGGTCCCGGCGACGCGGGCCCCGGGGACTGA
- a CDS encoding MFS transporter: protein MTSATTTGPDSEEAAMVSHPRPALAILALAVGGFTIGTTEFMTMGVLPEIADGVDVSVPAAGHVISAYALGVVVGVPILAFFGAALPRRAMLVGLMGAYAAFNLLSAAAPSYEVLAAARFLDGLPHGAYFGVASLVAASLVAPARRGRAIAAVMLGLSVANVVGVPLATFLGQQVGWRSTYLLGGLLALATAAMVLAVVPSIPGDPEASGRREAREFFTSLQVWLTMAVGAVGFGGMFAVYSYIAKTVTAVGGLDKGTVPVFVLALGLGMVFGTWLAGELAAWSVFRSLLLSGVAGIGLMLLYYLAAPGGWALLPVAFCVTTAGSVLVVNLQLRLMDVAGGAVTLGAAMNHASLNIANALGAWIGGVVITAGYGYRAPALAGAGLATLGVVILVVSALVHRRAATPVTAG from the coding sequence GTGACCTCTGCGACCACCACCGGCCCCGACTCGGAGGAGGCGGCGATGGTCTCCCACCCGCGACCCGCACTCGCGATCCTCGCCCTCGCGGTCGGCGGCTTCACCATCGGCACCACCGAGTTCATGACCATGGGCGTTCTGCCGGAGATCGCCGACGGCGTCGACGTCTCGGTCCCGGCCGCCGGCCACGTCATCTCCGCCTACGCGCTCGGCGTGGTGGTCGGGGTGCCGATCCTCGCCTTCTTCGGCGCCGCCCTGCCGCGCCGCGCGATGCTGGTGGGCCTGATGGGCGCCTACGCCGCCTTCAACCTGCTCTCCGCCGCCGCACCCAGCTACGAGGTGCTCGCCGCCGCACGGTTCCTCGACGGCCTGCCGCACGGCGCCTACTTCGGGGTCGCCAGCCTGGTCGCGGCCAGCCTCGTCGCACCCGCCCGGCGCGGTCGCGCGATCGCCGCGGTGATGCTCGGCCTGTCGGTGGCCAACGTGGTGGGTGTGCCGCTGGCCACGTTCCTGGGCCAGCAGGTCGGCTGGCGCTCGACGTACCTGCTCGGCGGGCTGCTCGCCCTGGCCACCGCCGCGATGGTGCTGGCCGTGGTGCCCTCGATCCCCGGCGATCCGGAGGCCAGCGGCCGCCGGGAGGCGCGCGAGTTCTTCACCAGCCTGCAGGTCTGGCTCACGATGGCGGTGGGCGCGGTCGGCTTCGGCGGGATGTTCGCCGTCTACTCCTACATCGCCAAGACCGTCACCGCGGTCGGCGGCCTGGACAAGGGCACCGTGCCGGTCTTCGTCCTCGCGCTCGGCCTGGGCATGGTCTTCGGCACGTGGCTGGCCGGCGAGCTCGCGGCCTGGTCGGTCTTCCGCAGCCTGCTGCTCTCCGGCGTCGCCGGTATCGGGCTGATGCTGCTCTACTACCTCGCCGCTCCGGGCGGCTGGGCGCTGCTTCCCGTCGCCTTCTGCGTGACCACCGCCGGCTCGGTGCTCGTGGTCAACCTGCAGCTGCGGCTGATGGACGTGGCCGGCGGTGCGGTCACCCTCGGCGCGGCGATGAACCATGCCTCGCTCAACATCGCCAACGCCCTCGGCGCCTGGATCGGCGGCGTCGTGATCACCGCCGGGTACGGCTACCGCGCTCCGGCGTTGGCCGGCGCGGGCCTGGCCACCCTGGGCGTCGTCATCCTGGTGGTCTCCGCGCTGGTCCACCGGCGCGCCGCGACCCCGGTCACCGCCGGCTGA
- a CDS encoding copper chaperone PCu(A)C: protein MTTTPRRMAGARKTLTTAALVAALVPALAACGTENDDKAGADTSSSPSARERSSTDGADGAAVLSVSDPWVKAADRGMTAAFGTLVNTGAEDVTVTDVASDVAARAELHETVENADGSVAMQAKDGGFVVPAGGTLELAPGGAHIMLMKLTRALEPGTTVTLTLTLDDGSTTEVESTVKPFDGADEKYQNGHDAGHTEDGGHGS from the coding sequence ATGACCACCACCCCCCGCCGCATGGCCGGCGCGAGGAAGACCCTGACCACCGCGGCGCTCGTGGCCGCGCTGGTCCCGGCACTCGCCGCCTGCGGCACCGAGAACGACGACAAGGCCGGTGCCGACACCTCGAGCAGCCCCAGCGCCAGGGAGCGCTCCTCCACCGACGGTGCCGACGGCGCCGCCGTGCTGAGCGTGAGCGACCCGTGGGTGAAGGCCGCCGACCGCGGCATGACGGCGGCGTTCGGCACGCTCGTCAACACCGGTGCCGAGGACGTCACCGTCACCGACGTCGCCAGCGACGTCGCGGCTCGCGCCGAGCTGCACGAGACGGTCGAGAACGCCGACGGCTCGGTGGCGATGCAGGCCAAGGACGGCGGATTCGTCGTCCCCGCCGGCGGCACGCTCGAGCTCGCCCCGGGCGGGGCCCACATCATGCTGATGAAGCTGACCCGCGCGCTGGAGCCCGGCACGACGGTGACCCTCACGCTCACCCTCGACGACGGCTCCACCACCGAGGTCGAGTCCACCGTGAAGCCCTTCGACGGCGCCGACGAGAAGTACCAGAACGGCCACGACGCCGGTCACACCGAGGACGGCGGACACGGCTCATGA
- a CDS encoding TetR/AcrR family transcriptional regulator: MAVQSGIYKGVSAADRAAERRSRLLEATLSVWADPGTRTTMTAVCAAAGLTERYFYESFKNLDEAQSALLEAVAVEIETTTLAAAEAAGADPAARIHAAITALVELLTADPRKGRVAIIEAGTMPALRGRRTELLRHFAHLAAAEAHEGGLPRRDRQDELAGLLFIGGMAEVVTAWLDGVLDATPEEIVQTASRSFLGLYG, encoded by the coding sequence ATGGCAGTGCAATCCGGGATCTACAAGGGGGTCAGCGCCGCCGACCGCGCGGCGGAGCGCCGCAGCCGGTTGCTGGAGGCGACGTTGTCGGTGTGGGCCGACCCCGGCACCCGGACCACGATGACCGCGGTGTGCGCGGCCGCGGGCCTCACCGAGCGCTACTTCTACGAGAGCTTCAAGAACCTCGACGAGGCGCAGTCCGCGCTGTTGGAGGCCGTGGCGGTCGAGATCGAGACCACCACCCTCGCTGCGGCGGAGGCCGCCGGCGCCGATCCCGCCGCCCGGATCCACGCGGCCATCACCGCCCTGGTGGAGCTGCTCACCGCGGATCCCCGCAAGGGACGGGTCGCGATCATCGAGGCCGGCACGATGCCGGCGCTGCGCGGACGCCGTACCGAGCTGCTGCGGCACTTCGCCCACCTGGCCGCCGCCGAGGCGCACGAGGGCGGGTTGCCGCGCCGCGACCGCCAGGACGAGCTGGCCGGCCTGCTGTTCATCGGCGGCATGGCCGAGGTGGTCACCGCCTGGCTCGACGGCGTGCTCGACGCGACGCCCGAGGAGATCGTGCAGACCGCGAGCCGCAGCTTCCTGGGGCTCTACGGCTGA
- a CDS encoding SCO4848 family membrane protein: MKFERKHAILLLAVAAWNVFSFGNFARNLYSAYSSGEERATGYWVAHTVLIVVNFAIAAVLGSLGWKALRANRR, translated from the coding sequence ATGAAGTTCGAGCGCAAGCACGCGATCCTGCTCCTGGCCGTCGCGGCCTGGAACGTCTTCTCGTTCGGCAACTTCGCCCGCAACCTGTACTCCGCCTACAGCTCCGGTGAGGAGCGGGCGACCGGCTACTGGGTGGCCCACACCGTGCTGATCGTGGTCAACTTCGCGATCGCCGCCGTGCTGGGCTCGCTGGGCTGGAAGGCGCTGCGGGCCAACCGGCGATAG
- a CDS encoding Dyp-type peroxidase — protein MTGGPRWDRRRLLRTGAAAFGGAGAGWSTSALVAGSASADSASGSASGSVAAPTVIAPSPGAETVPPEGNHQPGVVTPPQAHLALVGWDLHEDATVEHLARMMRLLSDDARRLGQGEGALADTEPELAAHPSRLTVTFGFGPRVLRDLVPASRRPALAELPEFSRDRLRPEWGQSDVVAQICCDDPLTLAHARRMLVKDARAFADVRWIQQGFRNARGTLSQGTTMRNLMGQVDGTVNLAEAEPDFAPLVWADGTSGPEAFAGGTFLVVRRIRMQLERWDRVDRVGREAVVGRRLDTGAPLTGEAEFDEPDFEATDRFGFPVIDPASHIARVRHTTPEERFLRRSYNYTEPDDTRSSGEDSGLLFLAFAADPARQFVPVQQRMDEVDRLNDWIVTIGSAVYAVPPAAAEGGYVGQALLEGTGEQP, from the coding sequence ATGACCGGGGGTCCCCGGTGGGACCGCCGACGTCTCCTGCGCACCGGTGCTGCCGCCTTCGGTGGCGCCGGTGCGGGCTGGAGCACCTCCGCGCTCGTGGCGGGCTCCGCGAGCGCGGACAGCGCGTCGGGCAGCGCGTCGGGCAGCGTCGCCGCCCCCACCGTGATCGCACCGTCCCCGGGCGCCGAGACCGTGCCGCCGGAGGGCAACCACCAGCCGGGCGTCGTGACCCCGCCCCAGGCCCACCTCGCGCTCGTCGGCTGGGACCTGCACGAGGACGCCACCGTCGAGCACCTGGCCCGGATGATGCGTCTGCTCAGCGACGACGCCCGCCGGCTCGGCCAGGGCGAGGGCGCGCTCGCCGACACCGAGCCGGAGCTCGCCGCCCACCCCTCACGGCTCACCGTCACCTTCGGCTTCGGCCCGCGGGTGCTGCGCGACCTGGTGCCCGCCTCCCGGCGTCCCGCCCTGGCCGAGCTGCCCGAGTTCAGCCGTGACCGGCTGCGGCCGGAGTGGGGCCAGAGCGACGTCGTCGCGCAGATCTGCTGCGACGACCCGCTCACCCTGGCCCACGCCCGTCGGATGCTGGTCAAGGACGCCCGCGCCTTCGCTGACGTCCGCTGGATCCAGCAGGGCTTCCGCAACGCCCGCGGCACCCTGTCGCAGGGCACCACGATGCGGAACCTGATGGGCCAGGTCGACGGCACCGTCAACCTCGCCGAGGCCGAGCCCGACTTCGCCCCCCTGGTGTGGGCCGACGGGACGAGCGGACCGGAGGCGTTCGCCGGCGGCACCTTCCTGGTCGTACGACGCATCCGGATGCAGCTGGAGCGCTGGGACCGCGTCGACCGGGTCGGGCGTGAGGCCGTGGTCGGACGACGCCTCGACACCGGTGCCCCGTTGACCGGCGAGGCCGAGTTCGACGAGCCCGACTTCGAGGCCACGGACCGGTTCGGCTTCCCCGTCATCGACCCGGCCAGCCACATCGCCCGGGTCCGGCACACCACGCCGGAAGAACGGTTCCTGCGCCGCTCCTACAACTACACCGAGCCGGACGACACCCGCTCCTCCGGCGAGGACAGCGGCCTGCTGTTCCTCGCCTTCGCCGCCGACCCCGCCCGCCAGTTCGTGCCGGTGCAGCAACGGATGGACGAGGTGGACCGGCTCAACGACTGGATCGTGACGATCGGCTCCGCCGTGTACGCCGTACCGCCGGCGGCGGCTGAGGGCGGCTACGTGGGCCAGGCGCTGCTCGAGGGCACGGGGGAGCAGCCGTGA
- a CDS encoding 2'-5' RNA ligase family protein, producing the protein MPVIGVAIAIPEPWASELYDYRQSIGDPTAAGVPSHVTLIPPLEVSGDLADIEAHLEAAGTVVSSFGVHLRGTATFRPVSPVVFVSLVEGISHVEQLADAVRRGPLAVDLDFPYHPHVTIAHHLDDPTLDRAFDDLAGFECRFEVTDFHLYVHDDEQGWVSRRTFALG; encoded by the coding sequence ATGCCGGTCATCGGCGTCGCGATCGCGATCCCGGAGCCGTGGGCCAGTGAGCTCTACGACTACCGGCAGAGCATCGGCGACCCGACGGCCGCCGGGGTGCCCAGCCACGTCACGCTGATCCCGCCGCTGGAGGTCTCCGGCGACCTCGCCGACATCGAGGCACACCTGGAGGCCGCGGGCACCGTGGTGTCCTCCTTCGGCGTGCACCTGCGCGGCACGGCGACCTTCCGCCCGGTCTCCCCGGTGGTGTTCGTCAGCCTGGTCGAGGGCATCTCCCACGTCGAGCAGCTCGCCGACGCCGTACGACGCGGGCCGCTGGCCGTCGACCTGGACTTCCCCTACCACCCGCACGTCACCATCGCCCACCACCTCGACGACCCGACCCTGGACCGGGCCTTCGACGACCTGGCGGGGTTCGAGTGCCGCTTCGAGGTCACCGACTTCCACCTCTACGTCCACGACGACGAGCAGGGGTGGGTCTCCCGGCGCACGTTCGCGCTCGGGTGA
- a CDS encoding cytochrome P450, with product MSTDQAVRPLPDLVSGDRGWPLLGRGLDYARDPVALMQHQWDTYGPVSPLPFLGKTYVMLLGPDAVGDALRNADKAFVNEPAWGAMVGPFFNRGLMLLDGSEHHGHRRIMQEAFTRDRLTRYAELMHPSIARGLARWPAQEGFACYPALKQLTLDVAADIFMGGAADTTPGEMDRVNRAFIACVQAAAGVVRADVPFTRWGRAYRGRRVLEDFLRHYLPAKRADPGDDLFSVLCHIEDADGDRFSDDDVVNHMIFLMMAAHDTSTITTSTMLQLLGQHPEWQERCREESMALGDAPGLAELEGLTSLDMVMKEALRLRAPVPAMARQTVKETVVQGVRLPAGTPLAVGVQFNHLMPELWSDPTRFDPERFGPERREDKSHRYAWAPFGGGVHKCIGLHFAGAEVKTILHHLLRTRRWHVDPSYVAPLDNHSLPYPKDGQPIDIAPL from the coding sequence ATGAGCACCGATCAAGCTGTCCGTCCCCTGCCCGACCTGGTCTCCGGCGACCGAGGATGGCCGCTGCTCGGCCGTGGGCTGGACTACGCGCGGGACCCGGTCGCGCTCATGCAGCACCAGTGGGACACCTACGGTCCGGTCTCCCCGCTGCCCTTCCTCGGCAAGACCTACGTGATGCTGCTCGGCCCCGATGCCGTCGGCGACGCCCTGCGCAACGCCGACAAGGCGTTCGTCAACGAGCCCGCCTGGGGCGCCATGGTGGGCCCGTTCTTCAACCGCGGGCTCATGCTGCTCGACGGCTCCGAGCACCACGGGCACCGGCGGATCATGCAGGAGGCGTTCACCCGCGACCGGCTCACCCGCTACGCCGAGCTGATGCACCCCTCGATCGCCCGGGGCCTGGCCCGGTGGCCCGCGCAGGAGGGCTTCGCCTGCTACCCCGCGCTCAAGCAGCTCACCCTCGACGTCGCGGCGGACATCTTCATGGGCGGCGCCGCCGACACCACGCCCGGCGAGATGGACCGGGTCAACCGCGCCTTCATCGCGTGCGTGCAGGCCGCTGCGGGCGTCGTCCGCGCCGACGTGCCGTTCACGCGCTGGGGCCGGGCCTACCGCGGCCGCCGGGTGCTCGAGGACTTCCTGCGCCACTACCTGCCGGCCAAGCGGGCCGATCCCGGCGACGACCTGTTCTCCGTGCTGTGCCACATCGAGGACGCCGACGGCGATCGCTTCAGCGACGACGACGTCGTCAACCACATGATCTTCTTGATGATGGCCGCCCACGACACCTCCACGATCACCACCTCGACGATGCTGCAGCTCCTCGGCCAGCACCCCGAGTGGCAGGAGCGCTGCCGCGAGGAGTCGATGGCGCTGGGCGATGCCCCCGGGCTGGCCGAGCTGGAGGGCCTGACCTCGCTGGACATGGTGATGAAGGAGGCGCTGCGGCTGCGCGCGCCGGTGCCCGCGATGGCGCGCCAGACGGTCAAGGAGACCGTGGTGCAGGGGGTGCGGCTGCCCGCCGGCACCCCGCTCGCGGTCGGCGTGCAGTTCAACCACCTGATGCCCGAGCTGTGGAGCGACCCGACCCGCTTCGACCCCGAGCGGTTCGGCCCCGAGCGCCGCGAGGACAAGTCCCACCGCTACGCGTGGGCGCCGTTCGGCGGGGGAGTGCACAAGTGCATCGGCCTGCACTTCGCCGGCGCCGAGGTGAAGACGATCCTGCACCACCTGCTGCGCACCCGGCGCTGGCACGTCGACCCGTCGTACGTCGCCCCGCTGGACAACCACTCGCTGCCCTACCCCAAGGACGGCCAGCCCATCGACATCGCGCCTCTCTGA
- the trpS gene encoding tryptophan--tRNA ligase: MSATTAHPPVPETAQPAVPASGARPRVLSGIQPTSDSFHFGNYLGATRQWVDLQRDHQPFFFIADLHAITVEQDPKVLRERTLRAAAQLIAMGIDPARSAIFVQSHVPEHAQLAWVFNCLTGFGEARRMTQFKDKSAKGGEGAASVGLFTYPILQAADILLYRPHYVPVGEDQRQHLELTRDLAQRFNSRYKKTFRLPEPYILKATGKIADLQDPTSKMSKSASSPSGIIEMLDDPKVSAKKIRSAVTDSEAVVRFDPETKPGVSNLLTIYSALTGESVQALEEQYAGRMYGDLKKDLAEIVVGFVTPFRDRTLELLDDQSYLTQVLAQGAATAREVAEATLRDVYQRVGFVAPPAAKPPVAGS, from the coding sequence ATGTCCGCCACCACCGCGCACCCTCCCGTGCCGGAGACCGCACAGCCCGCCGTACCCGCCTCCGGTGCCCGTCCGCGGGTGTTGTCGGGGATCCAGCCGACGTCGGACTCCTTCCACTTCGGCAACTACCTCGGTGCGACCCGGCAGTGGGTGGACCTGCAGCGCGACCACCAGCCGTTCTTCTTCATCGCCGACCTGCACGCGATCACCGTCGAGCAGGACCCGAAGGTGCTGCGCGAACGGACCCTGCGGGCAGCAGCACAGCTGATCGCGATGGGCATCGACCCGGCCCGCAGCGCGATCTTCGTGCAGAGCCACGTGCCCGAGCACGCCCAGCTGGCGTGGGTGTTCAACTGCCTCACCGGCTTCGGCGAGGCCCGGCGCATGACGCAGTTCAAGGACAAGTCCGCCAAGGGTGGCGAGGGCGCGGCCAGCGTCGGGCTGTTCACCTACCCGATCCTGCAGGCCGCCGACATCCTGCTGTACCGGCCGCACTACGTGCCGGTGGGCGAGGACCAGCGCCAGCACCTCGAGCTGACCCGCGACCTCGCGCAGCGGTTCAACAGCCGCTACAAGAAGACCTTCCGGCTGCCCGAGCCCTACATCCTCAAGGCCACCGGCAAGATCGCGGACCTGCAGGACCCGACGTCGAAGATGTCGAAGTCGGCGTCCTCGCCGTCCGGCATCATCGAGATGCTGGACGACCCCAAGGTCAGCGCCAAGAAGATCCGCTCGGCGGTGACCGACTCCGAGGCCGTCGTCCGTTTCGACCCCGAGACCAAGCCGGGGGTGAGCAACCTGCTCACCATCTACTCCGCGCTCACCGGCGAGTCGGTGCAGGCGTTGGAGGAGCAGTACGCCGGCAGGATGTACGGCGACCTGAAGAAGGACCTCGCCGAGATCGTCGTGGGCTTCGTGACGCCGTTCCGGGACCGGACGCTCGAGCTCCTCGACGACCAGAGCTACCTGACCCAGGTGCTCGCCCAGGGCGCCGCCACCGCCCGCGAGGTGGCCGAGGCCACGCTGCGCGACGTCTACCAGCGGGTCGGCTTCGTCGCCCCGCCCGCAGCGAAGCCGCCGGTGGCTGGTTCCTGA